TTTAGATCGCAGGCGGAATGGTAAACGCGCCTTGCCGATCGCCCGCGGGCGCACGACACTCAAAAAAGCGTGGCGACCCGCAGTCACACGTGCTTCGCTTTCTTTCCCGTGGTAGATTAGACACTGGCGAGGCTTTGGGGAATCGATAGATCATGGATTGGGATTGGAACGCGGCTGCCAAAAAAGCCGTTCCCAAATTATTGCAACCCGCTGCTGCAGATCATGGACAGCAAAGACAACGGCAACGGGACCAATTATCTGATGAGCCGCTGCCTCCTATGTGAGCAGGAATTGTATCAACCCGCTCCCGCCTCGCGTCGAGTGAGCGCGTTCAGCGGCGCCGCAGGCTGCTTCTAATTAAGCGCGAATAATTCATGAAGAAGCGCCGGACGTGTAGCTATCCGTCGATATTTAACGATCCGCAAAAGGTTGCGCTCGGTTTAGTTGTTACAAGCCGGCAACTCATGAAACGTCTGGCATAGGCATGTCGTCCTACACCGAACGCAGGCAAGCCCTGATCCGCGAGCTCCGTGCTAGCGGTGCCAAGGAGTTGGGCCTGCGCAAATCCACCTCCAACCTGTTCCGCGATCGGGCGGCGGCACCGAAGCAGAGGCTCGATGTGACCCCGTTCGACCATGTCCTCAAAGTCGACGCGCAGCACGGTTGGGTCGAGGTGGAGGGCATGACGCCCTACGACGTGCTTGCCGCGACGACCCTGCAACAAAACCTGATGCCGTGCGTGGTTCCGCAGCTCAAGTCCATCACGATTGGCGGCGCCGTTGCCGGCGTAGGCATTGAGGCCAGCTCCTTCAGGCGTGGACTGGCGCACGAAACAATGCTGGAGCTTGAAGTGCTCCTGGGTGACGGCAGCATTGTCCTGTGCACACCCGAGAACGAACATCGCGACCTGTTCTACGGTTTTCCGAATTCGTACGGAACGCTGGGCTATGCGTTGCGGGTGCGCGCCCAGACGACGCCGACAAAGCCTTACGTAAAGGTCACGTATCTGCGGCACACTGATCCGTCAGCGTATTTCGCGCAGCTTGCAGAGCTATGCCGCACGCCTGACGTGGACTTTCTAGACGGTGTGGTGTTCTCCGCGGACGAACTTTACATTTGCGTCGGCCGGTTCGTCGATGCAGCCCCGTATACGAGCGACTATACCTTCGAGTCAATTTACTATTGCTCGATTCGCAGCCGCGATTTGGATTACCTCACAACAGAATGCTATCTCTGGCGCTGGGACACGGACTGGTTCTGGTGTTCCAAGAATCTCGGTGCCCAGATCCCGGCAGTGCGCCGCCTGCTCGGCCGCGACCGACTGAACTCGCGCTTCTATACCAAAGTTATGAGGTTCAACAGCCGCTGGCACCTGACGCGTTTGCTGGACCGATTGTCCGGTTTCCGGCACCGCGAACCCGTGATCCAGGATGTCGACGTGCCGATTGAACGTGCCGCCGAGTTTCTCGACTTCTTCCGGCGCGAGGTGGGCATCCTGCCGGTGTGGATCTGCCCCATTGGCACGCGCGGCTGCTGGACGCTGTACCCGATGGATCCGGGCAAGATCTACGTGAACTTCGGTTTCTGGGACGTGGTGCGCAGGCATAGCACGCATGCGCCAGGCCACTTTAATCGCCTTGTGGAGCGCAAGGTCCGCGAGCTTGGCGGCATCAAGTCGCTGTACTCGGACAGCTACTACACCGCAGACGAATTCTGGGAAATCTACAACGGTAAGGCCTATTTGGCACTCAAACAGCGTTACGATCCCGGAGGGGCATTTCGCAATCTGTATGAGAAGTGCGTGCTTCGCAAATAACTAACAGACGAAGGAGCCGTTTCAGCGCGCCGGCAGGTCGGGCCATCCCGAGCGATTCATGGTAAATTAAGCGCTCGCTTGGCCTTTGAAAAGGGTCAATCATGAGTCTGGGTTGGACGGCGATTACCGAAGAGATGCTCTCCACACTCGTGCACCAGGAGGCTCTTTATCTGCTGCTTCCGATGCTGGTTATGACGGTTTTGCTTGTGCGATTCCGTCCTGAAGATCGGCGCGATGTGGTCAGCACGCTACGCTTTTTTCTGGTCAGCTTGGCCGGCATGCTGCTCGTTGGGATTTTCCAGGTCGTTGTCTCGGGCGTGATTACCTCTGTACTGTACGAGGCAACGCTGATTGCAACCGGCATCGCGGTGATCAAGCTCACAGGGCTGTTTACCTTCCGCATCGTTTTACCGATGGTGCGGCTGCATGCGGCGCGTATTGTTGAAGACATCATCATCATCATCGCCTACGCGGCATGGGGACTGGTGCAGCTACGCTACGCCGGACTCGACCTCGGCGGCATTATAACCACTTCCGCCGTAATAACGGGCGTGATTGCATTTGCCATGCAGGATACGTTGGGCAACGTCATGGGCGGTCTGGCCCTCCAGCTCGACAGTTCGATCGAGGTAGGCGACTGGGTTAAGGTGGACGATCTGGTTGGCAGGGTGGCCGAAATCCGCTGGCGGTCTACATCGATCGAGACTCGCAATGGGGAGACGGCAGTCATTCCCAACAGCCAGTTGATGAAAAACAAATTTACCGTTCTAGGACGGCTGGCCGGGCGGCCACCGCAATGGCGGCGCTGGATTTCATTTAGCGTGGATTACAACGAGACCCCGGCGCGGGTAATAAGCGCGGTGGAGAATGCGATCAATCAGGCGGCTATTCCACATGTAGCGAAACAACCCCCCGCCAACTGCGTGCTGATGAACTTCGAAAGCGGTTCCGGTCGTTATGCCTTGCGTTACTGGCTCACCGATCTGATGCATGATGACGCGACTGATTCGGCGGTGCGCACACATATCTACGCTGCCATGCAGCGGGCAGGCATTCGCTTTGCTCTCACCGAGCAAAGCGTGCGTGTGATCGAGCATGATGAACAGCATGCGGAAGTTGTGAAATCCCGCGAACTCAACCGCCGCCTGGCGGCTCTGCAGCGTGTCGATCTATTTCAGGGATTTCATCCGAGTGAACTGCGCATCATTGCTGAACGCTTGAAATATGCGCCGTTCGCGCGCGGCGCAGTAATGACCAAACAGGGTGCAATCGCGCACTGGCTATACATCATCACTTCCGGGGAGGCGGAGGTCGTACTTGAAACTCCGGAACGCGACTATGTGCCGCTAGCGATGTTACCCGCCGGCAGTTTTTTTGGAGAAATGGGACTGATGACCGGGGATCCGCGGCGCGCGAGCGTTATAGCAAGAACTGACGTTGAGTGCTATCGTCTCGACAAAAGCGCTTTTGAAGATGTTCTGCGCTCACGCCCCGATATCGCGGATGAAATCTCGCAAATTCTCGCTTCACGTCGTTTCGCGTTGGAGCGAGTGCACAAGAACATGACCTCCGAAAAAAATGCTGCAGATCTTGCCCAGCAGCGCAGTGAAATCCTCGAAAAAATAAAACGGTTTTTCGGGATTGGCACGTTGCATTAATAGCGGTCTCTGCAAGCCGCGGCGTTTCCGCCTCGTAGTTTTCGGGCTGATATGCTGGTTGCTCGTTGCGTCCACCGCGCAACCCGAGGAAGGCCCCCGAAATGCCGCAATCGCGTCCGCGAACCCGCTCGCCACTGATGCCGGTTACAAGATTTTTCGGGAAGGCGGCAATGCTTTTGACGCGGCAATCGCCGTGGCAGCCACACTTGCCGTTGTCGAGCCTTACGCATCGGGGCTTGGCGGCGGCGGTTTTTGGTTATTGCGCCGCGCTTCCGACGGTAGGGAATTGCTGCTGGATGCGCGCGAAACGGCCCCGGGGCGTGCCAGCGCCGGGATGTATCTCGATGCACAAGGCCAAGTTATTGCAAAAGCGTCGTTGCGCGGTCCAAAATCTGCGGCCATTCCCGGGATCCCGGCGGCGCTTGAGCATCTTGCGAAACATTATGGCAGACTGCCGCTCGCGGTAAGCCTCGCCCCAGCGATTCGTTATGCAAAATCTGGCGTGCGTGTCGATGCGCGCTATATTGCAATTTGCCAGCGCTTTCATGGCCAGCTCACCGGCGAGGCGCAGCGCGTGTTCCTTGATTATGGAAGTGTGCCGCGTCAGGGATTTGTGCTTCGGCAAAAAGCTCTGGCGGCGACATTGCAGGCCATTGCCTCCGGGGGAAGCAAGAGTTTTTATCAGGGGAGAGTGGCGCGCAACATGGTGGCTGCGGTTCAAGCCGGCGGCGGAATCTGGTCCCTTGCCGATCTAAAGAATTATCGTGTCGTGGAACGTGAACCCGTGAAATTCGTCTTTCAGTCGCTGCAAATCACCGCAGCACCATTACCTTCCGCTGCAGGACTCAGCCTGGCGCAAAGCTTTAATATTCTTGGGCGCCTTCCTTATGCTGCGGGCGACCAAGACGCGAAAGCGCATTTTGTGGTGGAAGCGTTGCGGCGCGCTTACCAGGACCGTGCGCGCTACATGGGCGACCCTGATTTTGTCAACGTGCCGGTAGCACGGCTGCTAAGCAAGGATTACGCGGCGTCGCGTGCGGCGTCAATTGATCTTTACTACGCGACGCCCAGCGTGGAACTGGAAGATGAATCACCGATGCTAAACGAAGGTGACGATACCACGCATTTTTCGATTGTTGACCGCGAGGGCAATCGCGTAGCTGCGACGCTCAGCATCAATACGCCGTTCGGCAGCGGTTTCGTGGCAGGCATGAGCGGGGTGCTTCTTAATAATGAGATGGACGATTTTTCTGTCGCGCCAGGGACGGCCAATGTTTACCGCTTGCAGAGCTATTCCGGAAATGAAATCGCCCCAGGCAAGCGGCCGCTATCAAGCATGTCGCCGACTTTTGTAGAGGACGAGCGGGGCATACTGATACTTGGCACTCCGGGTGGCTCGCGGATTATCAGCATGATCTTGCTCGCAATACTTGATTATGCGGACCGTCCGCGGGTTGACCTCCGACAGATGTTGAGCGCTGCGCGTTATCATCACCAATATTTGCCTGATCAGGTGGAAATCGAGCCGCAAGGTTTTTCCGAAGACTGGATTGCCGAAATGCAAGCCCGAGGGTACGCGGTTACCGGGAGCGCGAGGCGCTGGGGGAATGTTCAGGCGGTATATATTGATAAACGTACGGGTCTGGCGACGGCGGCTGGCGATCCGCGCGGGCAAATCGGCAGCGCAAGCAGATCATTGACCCAATGAGCGCGGCGTTGATAATCCTGTATTATTGCTGCTAGCCGCAGTAATGACTTTTAACGATTTATGAAAACGACATTTTTGGAATTCGAGCAGCCGATCGCGGAGCTGGAAGCGAAAATTGAGGAACTGAGGTATGCTCAGGACGACTCGGCTCTGGATATATCTGAAGAAATTAACCGCCTACAGAAAAAAAGCCAGGCTCTCACCAGAGATATCTATTCCAAGCTCACTGCGTGGCAGATTTCCCAGGTTGCGCGCCACCCCCAGCGACCTTACACGCTCGATTACATTCAAAACCTGTTCACTGATTTCGAGGAGCTGCACGGCGACCGCAATTTTGCCGATGACGCCGCGATTGTCGGCGGCCTGGCCAGGTTCAATGGCCAGACTGCGATGATAATCGGCCATCAAAAAGGCCGCGACACCAAGGAAAAAATACGGCGCAATTTTGGCATGCCGCGGCCGGAGGGTTATCGCAAAGCACTGCGCCTCATGAAGACTGCCGAAAAATATGGCATTCCAGTGCTTACGTTTATTGATACTCCCGGCGCCTACCCGGGTGTGGGCGCGGAAGAGAGGGGGCAATCTGAAGCCATCGCCAGAAATCTTTTCGCGATGTCGGAACTCAGGGTGCCCATCGTGTGCAGCATAATTGGTGAAGGAGGCTCGGGCGGCGCGCTTGCGATCGCTGTGGGCGATCTGGTGCAGATGCTTCAGTATGCGACCTATTCGGTAATCTCGCCCGAGGGCTGTGCATCAATTCTTTGGAAAAGCGCGGACAAGGCGGCCGATGCTGCGGAAACATTGGGCATTACAGCGACGCGTCTAAAGACACTGGGCCTGATCGATAAAATTATCAACGAGCCGCTGGGTGGGGCACACCGCGACCATGAAGAGATGATGCGTTCCATGAAAAAGGCATTGCAGGAGTCGCTCAAGCAGTTGCAGGATAAGTCCCTCGATGACTTGCTGAGAACGCGTTTCGAGCGACTGATGGGCTATGGCAAGTTCAAAGAAATCACGGCGCCGTGATTTGCGCGCGCACGTGGCAGGGGTTCTCGCCAAGATACTGAAGAGCAATACGCACGTTGCGCTCGCAATGAGCGGCGGATTGGACTCGGTCGTGCTGCTTGATATTCTGCACGCGCTCGCCAAGAAGCTCCATTTCAAGCTATCCGCAGTTCACGTGAACCATCAATTGAGCCCGAATGCCGGGCGGTGGGCGAATTTTTGCCGGCGCTGGTGCAAAACATTAAACGTCCCCATAAAAATTTCAAAGGTGACGGTCAGTGGAGCGCGCGCAACAGGTACTGAAGCGGCTGCGCGGGAAGCGCGTTATCGGGTATACGCGCGACTCCACGCCGACTACTTGGTGCTTGCACATCATCTAGACGATCAAACGGAAACCATGGTGCTGCAGCTGTTGCGCGGCAGCGGCGTCAAGGGCTTAAGCGCCATGCCTGAAATGAGGTACCAGATTAACAAGTCGTCACCGCGCATCATTCGACCTTTGCTGGATGTGCCGCGCTCGGAAATCGAGCGCTACGCCAGAGCTCGCAAATTGCGATGGGTCGAGGATGAGAGCAACGACAATACTGCGCTTGATCGTAATTTTCTCCGGCACAAAGTGCTTCCGCTGATAAGCACGCGCTTTCCGGCGTATCGCGAAACATTGGGCCGCGCGCAGCGGCGTATTGCAGAAGCCGCCGCCTTGCTTGATCAACTGGGGGAACTGGATTCTCGCGCTGCGGTGCAGGACGGCAGATTGAAGGCGGCGGTGCTGCGCAAGCTGGCTCCGGCACGGGCACGGAATCTGCTGCGCTATTATTTCGCACGGAAAGGGCTGCTTATGCCAAGCGAAAAGCGGCTGGAGGAGATATTGCAACAGATAACCCGCTCCCGGGAAGATGCCAACGTGCGGGTTGCTCTGGGTGATCTGGACGTGCGGCGATTCAAGGGCGATGTTTACGTTTGCCGCAGCCGACCCGCACTCGATGCGGAATTCTGTAGGAATTGGCAAGGCGAGCACAAACTGGAAATCAGCGAGCTGGGCGGCGTGATGACATTCCGGCACGCCAAAGGCAAAGGCATCGACTACGCGAAGCTCATGCAGCACCCTGTCACGATCCGCGTACGACGCGGCGGTGAGAAACTTCGCCCGGATTGCAAGCGGCCACGCCGCAGCCTGAAAGACTTGCTGCAGGAGAGCAAAATTGCGCCTTGGGAACGGTCATGCTTGCCTTTGCTTTTCAGCGGAGACCGTTTAGTCTACGTGCCGGGGATAGGAATTGATTGCGATTACCAAGCGCATGCGGCGCAAAGCGCTTTATTGGCAAATTGGATTTTAAAAGATACTCGGGATCGAAGTCAAAAGTCGAAGTAGCCGGATTCTTCGTTCAACAGCGTTTGATTTCCCTCGAGGAACAGCTTTGAGGCTTACCGCCACACGACTCAAAAAAACGCGAGTCGCATAACTACAAACCAAGGTACGCCTGTTGGACCTTAGGGTCTTTAGCCAGCTCGGCCGAAGGCCCCTCCTGCACCAGGCTGCCATTTTCAAGTACATAAGCGCGGTCCGCCACCTCGAAAGCGGCAAATACGTCCTGCTCAACCAGCAGAATGGTTACGCCACTGCCGCGCACGTCTTCCAGGACCTTCAACAATCGGTGCATTATGATTGGAGCGAGGCCGAGGCTCATTTCATCGACCACCAAAAGCTTGGGCGAAGCCATCAGCCCGCGCGCGATGGCGCACATTTGCTGCTCGCCGCCGGACAGGCTTCCGGCAAGTTGGTTACCGCGCTCGTGCAAAATTGGAAACCAGGAATACACCTGCTCAAATGCTGCCTGCATTCCGCTTTTTTCGCCGCGTACATAGGTCCCCATCAGCAGGTTATCGGTAACCGTCATATGATCGAACAGCTGCCTACCTTCAGGAATTTGCACAAGACCGAGGCTGAATACTTGATCGGCTGTGAGATGAACAAGCTCGCGGCCGTCGAACTGGATCTGTCCGGTACAAGGAATGACACGGGATAATGCTTTCAGCAGTGTCGTCTTGCCGGCGCCGTTGCTTCCAACCAAGGCCACGATTTCGCCAACATGAATTTCAAGCGTTATGTTACGTAGTACCGGGATTTCCCGGTAGCCCGCGCAGAGGTTTTCGACTTCGAGAAGCGGACGCTTCACGCGTGTTTCCTTCCAAGATAGGCTTCCACCACTTGAGGGTCATTCAGAACGTCAGACGGCTTGCCCATGGCGATGCTTTGGCCGTGATGCAGTACCAGAAGCCGGTCGCACAGAGCGTGTATCGCTTTCATCACGTGCTCTACAACCAATATACTGATACCCTGATCGCGCGTTTTTTTAATCACGGCGATCACTTCATCGATTTCCACCGGATTCAGCCCAGCCATTACTTCATCAAGAAGCAGAAGTTTGGGTTTCATGGCCAAAGCCTTTGCGAGCTCCAATCGCTTGCGATCGGGACCGCCCAGCGAATCAGCGCGCTGGGACGAGCGGTGAGCAAGCCCGACAAACTCAAGCCATTGCTGTGAGACCTGTTTGGCGCGCTGCAAATTTCGCTTTTCACCCTCACTTCCGAAGAGCGCCGCCACAGCGACATTTTCCAGCACTGTGAGGCCGGAAAACGGTTTCGTGATTTGGAACGTTCGGGCAATGCCAAGCCTGGCGCGGCGGAACGCCGGTTGCTGCAAGACATCACCCTCGAAAATTATATCGCCCGTCGTCGGGGTAAACGTTCCGCTGATCAAGTTAATGAGAGTGGTCTTGCCCGCGCCGTTCGGCCCTACAAGACCTAATATTTCTCCGCGCATGAGGCTGAAACTCACGTCTTGCAGGGCGACGAGCCCGTGAAAGCGCTTGGTGAGATTACGGGCTTCAAGAACGGGGTTCATGTCTGCTATACGCGGTTTTCGCGGATATTTTCACTAAAATAACGCAGGCCGAGTTTTCTGTAACGACGCCAGAGATCGGCGATTCCGTGAGGCATTAAAACCACGGCGACTACAATGACCACTCCGAAAAACAGGCTTGCCACGCTGGAAATCTTGGAGGACAGAATTTCCGAAATGCCGGAAAGCAAAAACGCTCCGGCGATCGGGCCCAACACCGATCCCGGGCCGCCAAATACCGCCATGATGATCATTTTGACGTTCAGGCTGATGTCAAACTCACCGCCGGGGTCGATGAAGGTGATCCAGTAGGCGTGAATACCGCCGGCAAGGGCGCTAAAGAAAGCGGCGATAGCGAAGGCCTGTATTTTGTATCGCGTGGTGTTGATGCCCATCGCCGCAGCGGCGTCCTCGTTTTCCCGAATCGCCATAAGACCGAAGCCAAAGCGGCTTCGGGATATATACCAAATTGAAACCGTAGTCGCTAGCAGCAGACCCAGAGCCGCTTCGTAGAACAAGGCGTCGTTCTTGACCAAAGGCAGGATGAGACCGATGTTGCGCCCGGCGATATCGAGGTTAGACACGATTGCCGGCACGACTTGCGCGAGCGCCAGTGTGGCTATCGCAAAATAATGCCCTCGCAGCCTCAGCACCGGCAGGCCTACCAAAACAGCGAAAATCGCGGCCACCAGGCCGCCCACTATCAGCGCGATGCCAAAGGGCAGATGATAATGGATCATGGCAATAGCGGTACCGTAGCTTCCCAAGCCGTAAAACACCGAACCACCAAACGAAGCGTATCCGGTATATCCCCCGATAATGCTCCAACCTTGTGCCAAGGTGGCAAGCATGAGCGTGCTGATGCCGAATTGCACCACTGTCGCGGGCGCGACCCACGGTACCGCGATGAGCAGCGCCAGTGTAGTGGCGAGGGCAAACCCGCGAAACAGTAAATTCATGTGGTTCTGCCCAGCAGGCCGGTGGGTCGGAATACCAGTACTAATACGAGAATCCCGAAGCTTGCAACATCGGTGTAGGTCGGCCCGAGATATAAGGCAGTCAGCGACTCCACTATGCCCAAGAATATGCCGCCAACGACTACCCCCAATGGGTTCTGCAGCCCGCCGATAATGCAAATCGCAAACGATTTAGCCGTAAGGCTGCCGCCGATATACGGATTGATCTGCGATACCACTCCGTAAAGATCGCCGGCTGCACCGGCAAGCGCCGCACCGAGCCCAAAAGTTATGGCATAGATGTGTCGGGTTTCGACACCGTAGAGGCGAGCGGCGGTCAAATTCTGTGCGGTTGCGCGTATAGCACGTCCCAGGCGCGCTTTTAGCAAAAAAAACCACAGACCCGCAGTGAGCAGTAAACCCGTGGCAAACGTCAAAATCCTCGCCACCGGGATGGTGGCGCCGAACAATGCGAAGTTCGCTCCCGCATAACCCGGATTGATGGTCCGGTAGTCCGCAGAAAAGAACATTTGCGCGAGATTGGCCAACACGACTTCAAATCCGAACGTCACGAGGAGCGTGTTAAACATGGGCGCGCGAATGATCAGATTGAGCACAAATCGCTGCAGCGTGTAGCCGAGCACGAACAGCGCAATCATCGCGGCGGGAAGCGCCACGAAGGGGTCAACGTGGTAGAGCGCAAACAGGTAATAGCACACGTAAGCGCCGAGCATGATGAAGGCACCGTGCGCCAGATTGACAATGTTAAGCACGCCCCACACTAGTGCAAGGCCCAGCGCCATCAGCGCATAAAGCCCGCCAAGCAGAATGCCGTTCGCCAGAACCTGCCAGAGCAGGACCATCTTATCTATGGTCCCAAGACGGCATCGGGTACAACGGTTGATTGATAAATCCCTTTTGCCCGTAGATCGGCACCAATTTGCGGTTCTGGATTTGCACCATTATTTGTGGCAAGCTGATCTGGCCTGCGGAACTGAATTGAATTCGCCCGTAGAGGCTTTCAAAATCAACATGCGCGATAGCATCCCTGACTTTAGCGGGATCCAGCGTGCCCGCAGCTTCTATGGCTTTGGCGAAAGCCTCGACATCAGCAACAGCGGATGCAGCATGGTAATCCGCATCGTATCGAAATTTGGCGGCATAATCCTTGGCAAACTCCTCGCCGTTTCCGAAGTATTCGTCTTTAAGATCAGCGGACGGCAGCCATGAGGTCATACCGAAAGCATAATCGGCGTCTTTGCCAAGCGCTTTGCGGAAGTCTTCGGTAGGCACGCCGACGGTGAAGGAGTAAAGCTTCGGGCTGACGTTAAGGCTTTTTGCCTGGCGAATAAAATTAAGCACCTCGGTCTCATGTCCCGCCACCAGAATTGCGTCCGGCTGCGATTCTTTGATCAGCGAAAGCAGCGAACTGAAATCAGAACTGTTGGCCGCATAGCGCTGGTCGAGAACCAGCTTAAATCCAGCTTTGGTAAGAATTTCACGTGTTCCGTCTGCGACGGAGACATCAAAGGCGTCGTCCGCGAACAGAAGGGCCACTTTTTCCGGCTTGGGCTGGAACTTTTCCATTGCAGCGATGGTGCTTGCAAAATATTTGCTGGCCAGCGGTAAAGTTCCAAAGATGTATTTATAGCCGCGGCTAAAAATCTGGTCCGAGGCGCCGCCGCCCTGGATCATTGGCACCTGATATTTTTCCGAAACCGAAGACGTGGCGAGTGCAAAATTGCTGGCGAAGGGCCCGAGCAAAAAATTCACTTTGTCCTCGGTGAGCAACTGTACGTATTGCCTTACGCTCAAGTTGACGTCCGACTGGTTGTCCAAGAGCTTTAAAGCCAACTTGTAATTGACGTTGCCTACT
The sequence above is drawn from the Burkholderiales bacterium genome and encodes:
- a CDS encoding amino acid ABC transporter substrate-binding protein, yielding MMRTIQLFLMAVVFSVASSAFAGTITLGASVQVTGPLANTGRYYRDGYEFAIEKINERGGIKVGNVNYKLALKLLDNQSDVNLSVRQYVQLLTEDKVNFLLGPFASNFALATSSVSEKYQVPMIQGGGASDQIFSRGYKYIFGTLPLASKYFASTIAAMEKFQPKPEKVALLFADDAFDVSVADGTREILTKAGFKLVLDQRYAANSSDFSSLLSLIKESQPDAILVAGHETEVLNFIRQAKSLNVSPKLYSFTVGVPTEDFRKALGKDADYAFGMTSWLPSADLKDEYFGNGEEFAKDYAAKFRYDADYHAASAVADVEAFAKAIEAAGTLDPAKVRDAIAHVDFESLYGRIQFSSAGQISLPQIMVQIQNRKLVPIYGQKGFINQPLYPMPSWDHR